The following are encoded in a window of Cydia splendana chromosome 6, ilCydSple1.2, whole genome shotgun sequence genomic DNA:
- the LOC134791405 gene encoding putative RNA-binding protein Luc7-like 2 isoform X3, which translates to MDLGECPKIHDLALRADYELASKTKDYFYDIDATEHLEAFIADCDRRTNAAKQRLAETQEELSAEVTEKANSVHELAEQIGQKLARAEALGEEGMVEESVKLMGEIDELRKKKAVAEQEYRNSMPASSYQQQKLRVCEVCSAYLGIHDNDRRLADHFGGKLHLGFITIREKLADLKKNVDTRREERGASERERGGGGGRRHYVGGRELDRRARRHRETARERRDDRKDDKRDRERGERDRERGERDRERGERDRERGERDRERGERDRERKRSRSRSKSKREGSQERSRDRDRDRNRERDSRRSRSHLSSSRDHRRD; encoded by the exons ATGGATCTAGGTGAGTGTCCAAAAATACATGATCTGGCGCTGCGGGCGGATTATGAGTTAGCGTCAAAGACCAAAGATTATTTCTACGACATTGAC GCAACGGAGCACTTAGAGGCATTCATAGCGGACTGTGACCGTCGGACTAACGCCGCCAAGCAGCGCCTGGCCGAAACCCAAGAGGAGCTGTCCGCAGAAGTGACCGAGAAAGCTAACTCTGTCCATGAGCTCGCGGAGCAGATCGGCCAGAAACTGGCGAGGGCCGAGGCGCTTGGAGAGGAGGGTATGGTGGAAGAGAGCGTCAAACTGATGGGAGAG ATAGACGAATTGCGTAAAAAGAAAGCAGTTGCGGAACAGGAATACCGCAACTCAATGCCCGCGTCGTCCTACCAGCAACAGAAGTTGCGCGTCTGCGAGGTGTGCTCCGCCTACCTTGGCATACACGACAACGACAGGCGGCTCGCCGATCATTTTGGAGGAAAATTGCATCTCGGATTTATCACTATTCGTGAAAAGCTGGCTGACTTGAAG AAAAACGTAGATACGCGGCGGGAAGAGCGCGGCGCGTCGGAGCGCGAGCGCGGCGGgggcggcgggcggcgccacTACGTCGGCGGCCGCGAGCTCGaccgccgcgcgcgccgccacCGCGAGACTGCGCGAGAGCGCCGCGACGACCGCAAGGACGACAAGCGCGACCGGGAGCGGGGCGAGCGGGACCGAGAGCGGGGCGAGCGAGACCGAGAGCGGGGCGAGCGAGACCGAGAGCGGGGCGAGCGAGACCGAGAGCGGGGCGAGCGAGACCGAGAGCGCAA GAGGAGTCGATCACGCAGCAAAAGCAAGCGGGAAGGTTCCCAGGAGCGGTCGCGCGACCGCGACCGCGACCGCAACCGCGAGCGCGACTCGCGCCGCAGCCGCTCGCATCTGTCGTCGTCGCGCGACCACCGGCGGGACTAG
- the LOC134791398 gene encoding protein phtf isoform X2 codes for MVLYFMAPTDTVDPNCWMVPAGLMVVLSVVHSQIVSTTEMELARVRPRATYRRKLPRYFRRARSECDGGSAGGSGESGATSTQSKPSAKPPKYRRRQSRADVSNTVLRQRKNKELTKENLIKNMEPIVKKAMKAKDSDDEDYMAWSKPDVSTPIVTFTPPPDEVAQPSFSYKNVLTKKRLESFNVQGHMNLARAMFAEGDDGFESLNGYYSNGSDDRPKEKLVNEQKPVIEPSIKPVPNLLRNLERLKKEDDEKSEKSLESDGSAPAPEGKRIGVRFKKWAADTIPRETSDEEYPIKKKNKKLENYQSSSSDGECSASAPSIALPSHHTMSDWVGQTTNSEESSYGSQSEGAHSDVGFHCADSSWDPFALLDPTSDTVKCTMWERGSTLRAELSAVDISWYVVARAERAMAAHGGLWAGLLMAASVALVAPAARLIQVAIEQDTRSEEELQSLSLLTYIPSLICNYSQGSLISTLNGAFGDNIWAITTNIISCALRFALSGVVFFLLAVAERAFKQRFLYAKLFSHLTSARRARKSELPHFRLNTVRNIKTWLSTRSYLRRRGPQRSVDVIVSAAFMLTIILLACVSAHLLRDSITLESSWLLEALVWSSCLGIYLLRLLTLGSNVNRKYRGCLSAILTEQINLHLAIEQRPESKEQLTVANNVLKLAADLLKELDSPFKISGICANHYLYTITKVVILSALSGVLSEMLGFKLKLHKIKIK; via the exons TCGTCCTGAGCGTCGTGCACTCGCAGATCGTGAGCACCACCGAGATGGAGCTCGCGCGCGTCCGCCCGCGCGCCACGTACCGCCGCAAGCTGCCGCGATACTTCCG GAGAGCGCGTTCGGaatgcgacggcggcagcgcgGGCGGGTCAGGAGAGAGCGGCGCCACGTCCACGCAGAGCAAGCCGAGCGCCAAGCCGCCCAAGTACCGGCGCCGCCAGTCCCGCGCCGACGTCTCCAACACGGTACTCAG ACAACGTAAAAACAAAGAATTGACGAAGGAAAATCTCATCAAAAACATGGAGCCTATCGTCAAAAAAGCCATGAAAGCCAAAGATTCCGACGACGAAGATTACATGGCGTGGTCAAAACCTGACGTCTCCACCCCCATAGTCACATTCACCCCACCGCCGGACGAGGTGGCACAACCCTCGTTCTCTTACAAGAATGTATTAACTAAGAAAAGGCTCGAAAGTTTCAATGTGCAGGGCCACATGAATCTAGCAAGAGCCATGTTTGCTGAGGGTGACGATGGCTTCGAAAGCCTGAACGGATATTACTCCAACGGCAGCGACGACCGACCAAAGGAAAAACTAGTCAACGAACAAAAACCAGTGATCGAACCAAGTATTAAACCAGTTCCTAATCTACTTAGAAATCTTGAAAGGCTGAAGAAGGAAGATGATGAGAAATCGGAGAAGAGTCTAGAGTCTGATGGGTCCGCGCCAGCTCCTGAGGGCAAGAGGATTGGAGTGCGGTTCAAGAAGTGGGCCGCGGACACTATACCACGGGAGACTAGCGATGAAGAGTATCCtattaagaagaaaaataag AAATTAGAGAATTACCAGTCATCGTCGTCCGACGGCGAATGCTCGGCGTCGGCGCCCTCCATCGCACTGCCGTCGCACCATACCATGTCGGACTGGGTTGGCCAAACTACTAACA GTGAGGAAAGCAGCTACGGATCTCAGTCGGAGGGCGCTCATTCGGACGTGGGGTTCCACTGTGCCGACAGCTCGTGGGACCCCTTCGCTCTACTTGACCCTACTAGTGATACAG TGAAATGCACTATGTGGGAGCGCGGCTCAACATTGCGCGCAGAGCTGTCCGCTGTAGACATCAGCTGGTACGTGGTGGCGCGGGCCGAGCGCGCCATGGCGGCCCACGGCGGGCTGTGGGCCGGCCTGCTCATGGCCGCCAGCGTGGCGCTAGTGGCGCCCGCCGCCAGGCTCATCCAG GTTGCCATAGAACAGGACACTAGAAGTGAGGAGGAGCTGCAATCGCTGTCGCTACTCACTTACATTCCCTCGTTGATCTGCAACTATAGTCAGGGGTCTCTGATCTCGACATTAAATGGTGCTTTTGGTGATAATATATG GGCAATAACGACGAATATAATATCATGCGCACTCCGCTTCGCGCTCAGCGGTGTCGTATTTTTCCTACTGGCCGTAGCAGAGAGGGCCTTCAAGCAGCGGTTTCTTTATGCGAAACTATTCTCCCATCTTACTTCGGCGAGACGGGCGCGGAAGAGCGAGTTGCCACATTTTAGACTGAATACCGTGAGGAATATCAAGACTTGGCTCTCCACTCGGTCATATTTACGG CGCCGCGGGCCTCAGCGCTCAGTAGATGTGATTGTGTCGGCCGCCTTCATGCTCACAATAATATTGCTCGCCTGCGTCAGCGCTCATCTACTCAGG gacTCCATAACCCTCGAATCAAGCTGGCTCCTCGAAGCTCTCGTGTGGAGCAGCTGCCTCGGCATCTACCTCCTCCGCCTCCTAACCCTGGGCAGCAACGTGAACCGCAAGTACCGCGGCTGCCTGTCCGCCATACTGACGGAGCAGATCAACCTGCACCTGGCCATCGAGCAGCGCCCGGAGAGCAAGGAGCAACTCACGGTCGCCAACAACGTGCTCAAACTCGCCGCCGACTTGCTCAAG GAACTGGATTCGCCATTCAAGATATCCGGAATATGTGCCAATCATTACTTATACACTATAACAAAGGTAGTCATACTGTCTGCCCTCTCTGGGGTGTTATCAGAAATGCTGGGCTTCAAGTTAAAACTGcacaaaatcaaaatcaaataa
- the LOC134791381 gene encoding phosphatidylinositol N-acetylglucosaminyltransferase subunit Q: MLQRTVRIFLPAFLSNLKDTVYLKGYYSFSENTVVVYFVEYSYIELKYSGNQEDVIYGFWNLTKKEKNLDILKNIIVFTYQSHNPIKHITIHGRAMDLTNNCILMLYEYDKIKHTEIKFKSNEELMHLQSLIQKHRTQIEIYEESYEPLFVPPFWLSYSMVGQHVCNYFNLAHWFLISVWRNKKISIKQGNLILAVLVDILLGYLALQFVMINEKELSDMLMNMLENLVNSLYTLLKWLMGVPAGLKLNTAFNKMLGKYFSYHIQLWWLFLEVTGEKLEVILQLFHYIGYAGITFQAAIISDMLCIATFHSYCIYVYAARLFNIQVSGLIALLRLFVGRKYNPLRGGIDSCEYTNQELFVGTVAFTILLLLLPTTAMYYAVFTLFRLLSLVLQHALAKLIYLMHTLSIYVVALWLTNSSKVAGNILLEMISNEDSSPMILKLKLFKKSIHDLVKSFTPPVEIPKQIEWTNLFSNLLMGNQII; the protein is encoded by the exons ATGTTACAAAGAACTGTACGAATATTTCTTCCAGCATTTCTCTCGAATCTGAAAGATACCGTTTATCTTAAAGGTTATTATAGTTTTTCGGAGAATACTGTTGTAGtttattttgtggaatattCTTACATAGAGTTGAAGTATAGTGGAAACCAGGAAGATGTTATTTACGGATTCTGGAACCTAACAAAAAAAGAGAAGAATCtagatattttaaaaaacattattgttTTTACCTATCAAAGTCATAATCCAATAAAACACATTACAATACATGGGCGCGCAATGGACTTAACAAATAACTGTATATTGATGCTGTATGAATACGATAAAATTAAACACACAgaaattaagtttaaatcaaATGAAGAGTTAATGCATCTACAAAGTTTGATACAAAAACATAGGACTCAAATTGAAATCTATGAGGAATCATATGAGCCACTTTTTGTACCTCCCTTCTGGTTATCATACTCCATGGTTGGTCAGCATGTTtgtaattatttcaatttggcTCACTGGTTCCTGATAAGTGTATGGAGAAACAAGAAG ATATCAATAAAACAAGGCAATCTGATATTAGCAGTCCTTGTTGATATTCTTCTAGGGTATCTTGCCCTCCAATTTGTTATGATAAATGAAAAAGAACTTAGTGACATGTTGATGAACATGCTTGAg AACTTAGTCAACTCCTTGTACACATTATTAAAATGGTTGATGGGTGTTCCTGCAGGTCTAAAATTAAACACTGCATTCAATAAAATGCTTGGAAAGTATTTCTCGTACCATATACAACTTTGGTGGCTATTTCTAG aggtGACTGGTGAAAAACTGGAAGTCATATTACAGTTATTTCACTATATTGGATATGCTGGGATTACGTTTCAAGCTGCTATAATTTCAGATATGCTATGCATTGCAACATTTCATTCATACTGTATCTATGTATATGCTGCAAG GCTATTCAACATACAAGTGTCTGGACTCATTGCTCTATTGAGGTTATTTGTTGGCCGCAAATATAATCCTCTCCGAGGTGGCATAGATTCCTGTGAATACACTAATCAAGAGCTATTTGTTGGAACAGTTGCGTTTACCATACTGTTGCTTTTGTTGCCAACTACTGCTATGTATTATGCTGTGTTTACACTG TTCCGGCTGCTGTCATTGGTGCTGCAACATGCCCTTGCCAAATTAATTTACTTGATGCATACGCTGTCAATTTACGTAGTCGCACTGTGGCTTACGAACTCATCTAAAGTAGCGG GGAATATCCTGTTGGAGATGATTAGCAATGAAGACTCTTCACCAATGATACTCAAACTTAAGCTGTTTAAGAAATCTATACACGATTTAGTGAAAAGTTTTACACCTCCTGTTGAAATCCCCAAGCAAATAGAATGGACCAACTTATTTTCGAATTTGTTGATGGGAAACCAAATCATTTGA
- the LOC134791405 gene encoding putative RNA-binding protein Luc7-like 2 isoform X2, with product MRDRLYELGCSRMDLGECPKIHDLALRADYELASKTKDYFYDIDATEHLEAFIADCDRRTNAAKQRLAETQEELSAEVTEKANSVHELAEQIGQKLARAEALGEEGMVEESVKLMGEIDELRKKKAVAEQEYRNSMPASSYQQQKLRVCEVCSAYLGIHDNDRRLADHFGGKLHLGFITIREKLADLKKNVDTRREERGASERERGGGGGRRHYVGGRELDRRARRHRETARERRDDRKDDKRDRERGERDRERGERDRERGERDRERGERDRERGERDRERKRSRSRSKSKREGSQERSRDRDRDRNRERDSRRSRSHLSSSRDHRRD from the exons ATGAGGGATAGATTGTATGAGTTAGGCTGTTCT CGAATGGATCTAGGTGAGTGTCCAAAAATACATGATCTGGCGCTGCGGGCGGATTATGAGTTAGCGTCAAAGACCAAAGATTATTTCTACGACATTGAC GCAACGGAGCACTTAGAGGCATTCATAGCGGACTGTGACCGTCGGACTAACGCCGCCAAGCAGCGCCTGGCCGAAACCCAAGAGGAGCTGTCCGCAGAAGTGACCGAGAAAGCTAACTCTGTCCATGAGCTCGCGGAGCAGATCGGCCAGAAACTGGCGAGGGCCGAGGCGCTTGGAGAGGAGGGTATGGTGGAAGAGAGCGTCAAACTGATGGGAGAG ATAGACGAATTGCGTAAAAAGAAAGCAGTTGCGGAACAGGAATACCGCAACTCAATGCCCGCGTCGTCCTACCAGCAACAGAAGTTGCGCGTCTGCGAGGTGTGCTCCGCCTACCTTGGCATACACGACAACGACAGGCGGCTCGCCGATCATTTTGGAGGAAAATTGCATCTCGGATTTATCACTATTCGTGAAAAGCTGGCTGACTTGAAG AAAAACGTAGATACGCGGCGGGAAGAGCGCGGCGCGTCGGAGCGCGAGCGCGGCGGgggcggcgggcggcgccacTACGTCGGCGGCCGCGAGCTCGaccgccgcgcgcgccgccacCGCGAGACTGCGCGAGAGCGCCGCGACGACCGCAAGGACGACAAGCGCGACCGGGAGCGGGGCGAGCGGGACCGAGAGCGGGGCGAGCGAGACCGAGAGCGGGGCGAGCGAGACCGAGAGCGGGGCGAGCGAGACCGAGAGCGGGGCGAGCGAGACCGAGAGCGCAA GAGGAGTCGATCACGCAGCAAAAGCAAGCGGGAAGGTTCCCAGGAGCGGTCGCGCGACCGCGACCGCGACCGCAACCGCGAGCGCGACTCGCGCCGCAGCCGCTCGCATCTGTCGTCGTCGCGCGACCACCGGCGGGACTAG
- the LOC134791405 gene encoding putative RNA-binding protein Luc7-like 2 isoform X1: MSAHEQMRAMLDQLMGTARNGEADRHGVKFFDDSVCKSFLLQCCPHEILSSTRMDLGECPKIHDLALRADYELASKTKDYFYDIDATEHLEAFIADCDRRTNAAKQRLAETQEELSAEVTEKANSVHELAEQIGQKLARAEALGEEGMVEESVKLMGEIDELRKKKAVAEQEYRNSMPASSYQQQKLRVCEVCSAYLGIHDNDRRLADHFGGKLHLGFITIREKLADLKKNVDTRREERGASERERGGGGGRRHYVGGRELDRRARRHRETARERRDDRKDDKRDRERGERDRERGERDRERGERDRERGERDRERGERDRERKRSRSRSKSKREGSQERSRDRDRDRNRERDSRRSRSHLSSSRDHRRD; the protein is encoded by the exons ATGTCTGCACACGAGCAAATGAGGGCGATGTTGGATCAATTGATGGGCACAGCTCGCAATG GTGAAGCTGACAGGCATGGGGTCAAGTTTTTTGATGACTCTGTGTGCAAATCATTTTTACTACAATGTTGCCCACATGAAATTCTATCTTCAACG CGAATGGATCTAGGTGAGTGTCCAAAAATACATGATCTGGCGCTGCGGGCGGATTATGAGTTAGCGTCAAAGACCAAAGATTATTTCTACGACATTGAC GCAACGGAGCACTTAGAGGCATTCATAGCGGACTGTGACCGTCGGACTAACGCCGCCAAGCAGCGCCTGGCCGAAACCCAAGAGGAGCTGTCCGCAGAAGTGACCGAGAAAGCTAACTCTGTCCATGAGCTCGCGGAGCAGATCGGCCAGAAACTGGCGAGGGCCGAGGCGCTTGGAGAGGAGGGTATGGTGGAAGAGAGCGTCAAACTGATGGGAGAG ATAGACGAATTGCGTAAAAAGAAAGCAGTTGCGGAACAGGAATACCGCAACTCAATGCCCGCGTCGTCCTACCAGCAACAGAAGTTGCGCGTCTGCGAGGTGTGCTCCGCCTACCTTGGCATACACGACAACGACAGGCGGCTCGCCGATCATTTTGGAGGAAAATTGCATCTCGGATTTATCACTATTCGTGAAAAGCTGGCTGACTTGAAG AAAAACGTAGATACGCGGCGGGAAGAGCGCGGCGCGTCGGAGCGCGAGCGCGGCGGgggcggcgggcggcgccacTACGTCGGCGGCCGCGAGCTCGaccgccgcgcgcgccgccacCGCGAGACTGCGCGAGAGCGCCGCGACGACCGCAAGGACGACAAGCGCGACCGGGAGCGGGGCGAGCGGGACCGAGAGCGGGGCGAGCGAGACCGAGAGCGGGGCGAGCGAGACCGAGAGCGGGGCGAGCGAGACCGAGAGCGGGGCGAGCGAGACCGAGAGCGCAA GAGGAGTCGATCACGCAGCAAAAGCAAGCGGGAAGGTTCCCAGGAGCGGTCGCGCGACCGCGACCGCGACCGCAACCGCGAGCGCGACTCGCGCCGCAGCCGCTCGCATCTGTCGTCGTCGCGCGACCACCGGCGGGACTAG